The nucleotide sequence GTGTCGGGGCGTACGTGGCCGTCCTCACCACCGCCGACGGCTACCGCTCCCACGTGCCCTTCACGGTCCGCGACGACGAGCCCGCCGACCTGCTCCTGCTGCTCCCCGACATCACCTGGCAGGCGTACAACCTGTACCCGGAGGACGGCCGTACGGGCGCCAGCCTCTACCACGCCTGGGACGAGAAGGGGGCTCTCCTCGGCGAGGCCGACGCCGCCACCACCGTCTCCTTCGACCGCCCGTACGCCGGCGCGGGCCTGCCCCTGCACGTCGGCCACGCCTACGACTTCATCCGCTGGGCCGAGCGCTACGGCTACGACCTCGCCTACGCCGACGCCCGCGATCTGCACGCGGGCCGTGTCGACCCCACCCGGTACCGGGGCCTGGTCTTCCCCGGCCACGACGAGTACTGGTCGGTCCCGATGCGCCGGGCGGTGGAGGAGGCCCGCGACCGGGGCACCTCGCTGGTCTTCCTGTCGGCCAACACCATGTACTGGCAGGTGGAGTTGTCGCCCTCCGCGTCCGGGGTGCCGGACCGGCTGCTGACCTGCCGCAAGCGCAAGGGCCCCGGAAAGCCGGTGCTGTGGCGGGAGATCGACCGCCCCGAGCAGCAGTTGATCGGCATCCAGTACGCGGGCCGGGTGCCCGAGCCGCATCCGCTGATCGTCCGCAACGCCGACCACTGGCTCTGGGACGCCACCGGTGCCCGCGAGGGCGACGAGATCCCGGGCCTGGTCGCGGGCGAGGCGGACCGGTACTTCCCGCGCACCGCCCTGCCCGAGCACGAGGAGCGGGTACTGCTCGCGCACTCCCCGTACACCGACGGCGAGGGCGTCCGGCGCCACCAGGAGACCTCCCTGTACCGCGCCCCGTCCGGCGCCTGGGTCTTCGCCTCCGGCACCTTCGCCTGGTCCCCGTCGCTGGACCGGCCCGGCCATGTGGACGCCCGTGTCCAGCGGGCCACCGCCAACCTGCTGGACCGCATCTGCAAGCGGGACTGACCCTGCCACCAGCCCGATCACCGGCATACGGGAGAATCGAGGCAGTTGGACAGAACCACGGGGAGGAACCGTGTCCGGATTCGTAGAAAAGCCCGAGCCGATCCAGGTTCCGGGGCTGGTGCAC is from Streptomyces seoulensis and encodes:
- a CDS encoding N,N-dimethylformamidase beta subunit family domain-containing protein translates to MTSDHIRRWESGALAHAVTDPFGQGPVPWLRGSETYFDDTGQVVPWYVDTTQPATTRPGRPGAPRVPAPRSAGPGPRSADDVGRQIKGFASTGAVAPGEAIDFHITVDPPQEFSVDIYRIGHYAGHGAAKITTSPRLSGIVQTPPLAADRTVSCHHWWLSWRLQVPAEWRVGAYVAVLTTADGYRSHVPFTVRDDEPADLLLLLPDITWQAYNLYPEDGRTGASLYHAWDEKGALLGEADAATTVSFDRPYAGAGLPLHVGHAYDFIRWAERYGYDLAYADARDLHAGRVDPTRYRGLVFPGHDEYWSVPMRRAVEEARDRGTSLVFLSANTMYWQVELSPSASGVPDRLLTCRKRKGPGKPVLWREIDRPEQQLIGIQYAGRVPEPHPLIVRNADHWLWDATGAREGDEIPGLVAGEADRYFPRTALPEHEERVLLAHSPYTDGEGVRRHQETSLYRAPSGAWVFASGTFAWSPSLDRPGHVDARVQRATANLLDRICKRD